One Psychromonas sp. psych-6C06 DNA window includes the following coding sequences:
- a CDS encoding LegC family aminotransferase: protein MHHQLTKFIRDIYQTNDFIPLHSPTFQGNEKAYVLDTLESTFVSSVGKYVDRFEDDIARYTGAKKAIATVNGSAALHASLYLAGIKEHDLVLTQSLTFVATCNSIYQLGAQAIFIDISLDTLSLCPDATAQYLEQHAELDCDGQCRHKLSKQNIKAILPMHTFGHPAKLEQLQRICEKWNLILIEDAAESLGSFYQGQHTGTFGKFSAISFNGNKIITTGGGGMILCDDLSAGEHAKHITTTAKVAHPYEYFHDQLGFNYRLPNLNAALGCAQMESLQQVLENKRALAARYQTYFNHSDLTFVVEPKQAHSNYWLNAIICPNEKVRDNLLIKTNEQGVMTRPIWKLMHRLPMFSNALKGKMDNSEYIEKHLINLPSSPYEIS, encoded by the coding sequence ATGCATCATCAATTAACTAAATTTATTCGCGATATCTACCAAACAAACGACTTTATTCCGTTACATAGCCCGACGTTTCAGGGCAATGAAAAGGCCTATGTATTAGATACGCTTGAGAGCACCTTTGTTTCAAGCGTTGGAAAGTATGTTGATAGGTTTGAAGACGATATCGCACGCTATACAGGCGCAAAAAAAGCCATTGCTACGGTTAATGGAAGTGCAGCACTTCATGCTTCCTTATACCTCGCAGGAATCAAAGAGCATGATCTCGTACTAACGCAGTCCCTTACCTTTGTTGCGACTTGCAATTCAATATATCAACTTGGTGCACAAGCTATTTTTATTGATATCAGCTTAGATACCCTCAGCCTCTGTCCTGATGCCACTGCGCAATACCTTGAGCAACATGCCGAACTAGATTGTGATGGCCAATGCAGGCATAAACTTAGCAAACAAAACATCAAAGCAATTCTTCCTATGCACACCTTTGGGCACCCAGCCAAATTAGAGCAGTTACAAAGAATATGTGAAAAGTGGAATTTAATACTGATTGAAGACGCAGCAGAAAGCTTAGGCTCGTTTTACCAAGGCCAACATACAGGAACGTTTGGCAAGTTTAGTGCGATTAGCTTTAACGGCAATAAGATCATTACGACAGGTGGTGGTGGTATGATCCTTTGTGATGATTTATCAGCAGGAGAGCACGCGAAACATATCACCACAACAGCCAAAGTTGCTCACCCCTATGAATACTTCCATGACCAACTAGGCTTTAATTATCGCTTGCCAAACCTCAATGCAGCGCTTGGTTGTGCTCAAATGGAATCTTTACAGCAAGTTTTAGAGAATAAAAGAGCATTAGCGGCACGCTACCAAACATACTTTAACCATTCTGATTTAACCTTTGTGGTCGAGCCTAAACAAGCTCACTCTAACTATTGGCTAAATGCAATCATATGCCCAAACGAAAAAGTGCGTGATAACCTGCTTATTAAAACCAATGAACAGGGAGTCATGACCCGCCCCATTTGGAAATTAATGCATCGTTTACCGATGTTTAGCAACGCACTAAAAGGAAAAATGGATAACTCAGAATATATTGAAAAACATTTAATAAACCTACCAAGTAGCCCCTATGAAATATCTTGA